From Planctomycetota bacterium, a single genomic window includes:
- a CDS encoding prepilin-type N-terminal cleavage/methylation domain-containing protein encodes MCRKAFTLIELLVVVAIIAVLIAILIPSLARARSVARVVACSSNIHQLVSLTRMYANDNRQYLMTGTGFGEYSDLLNFPGEAQKMREHGFGYWWGLGRLYYRKYLMDQRLFFCADSPLKMPDPWPVPWPTSKTVYGSYDYNFLVTRTGGALNRHRLYATLSEFRPGDPIIMDIASRTQYYAHEDTKGWNVGLSDGSVDYKVNQAIFDDPNNPQQNFYLFVQNLEKLMPIP; translated from the coding sequence ATGTGTCGGAAAGCCTTTACGCTGATCGAACTGCTCGTCGTCGTCGCCATCATCGCGGTGCTGATCGCGATCCTCATTCCCTCGCTGGCGCGGGCCCGGTCCGTGGCGCGCGTGGTGGCGTGTTCGTCGAACATTCATCAACTCGTCTCGCTGACGCGCATGTACGCCAATGACAACCGGCAGTATCTGATGACCGGCACAGGATTCGGGGAATACAGCGATCTGCTGAATTTTCCCGGCGAAGCGCAGAAGATGCGTGAGCACGGATTCGGTTACTGGTGGGGATTGGGCAGATTATATTACCGCAAATATTTGATGGATCAGCGTTTGTTTTTCTGCGCGGACAGCCCGCTGAAAATGCCCGACCCCTGGCCGGTGCCCTGGCCGACGTCCAAGACGGTGTACGGATCGTATGACTACAACTTCCTCGTGACTCGGACCGGCGGGGCGCTCAATCGGCATCGCCTCTATGCGACGCTCAGCGAATTCCGCCCCGGCGATCCGATCATCATGGACATCGCTTCGCGCACTCAGTACTACGCCCACGAGGACACCAAGGGTTGGAACGTCGGACTCAGCGACGGGTCCGTCGACTACAAGGTCAATCAAGCCATTTTCGATGACCCCAACAACCCGCAGCAGAACTTCTACCTCTTCGTGCAGAACCTCGAAAAGCTGATGCCGATCCCGTAA